The genomic region TCCTTTGCAGTCTGGCCTTGGTTCGGCACAGGAGGCAGATTCTTGGACCGAATGATGACTGGCCCATTGTGAAGAGGTGAAATACCTTTTCTCGTAATTGGTTTGCCCAATCCAGGTCTGACGACACTGTTGCCGGCTATGGTCTTTCCTTCAAATTCCTTGGCTGCCTTGTCTTTCTGTTTCTTAGGTTCAGACTCCGTCACATTCCTCTGCTGCGAAGTAGCAGCAGTCCCCGTGCCGGTATCCGGTTGCACAAATTTGGAAGGTTTGACAGGTTGTGACTTGACTATGATTACTTTTTTCTTGACCCTCACAACCTTCTTGCGTTCCGGCCGTGACTTTGCTTCATCATTGGCTGTAGTAGTTTTTGGTTGTTTGATCAATGTTGGTTTTTTTACTTCACTCATTTATTTCGCTTATTCCTCATCTTCGGTCTCAGTATCATGGTCCACCGCTTCATCTTCTTCCTTGGTGTCCTCAATGGTTTCAAAGGCAAGTCCAGTACCACAATTGGGGCATTCGGTCATGTCAGGGGTAATGGTATAACCGCAATTCGGGCACTTGTATTCGACCTGTTCGGTTTCCTCTTCTTCATCGACGATATCTACATATTGTTCAATCACAGACTGGATGCTATCCAAATCCTCCTGTGTAAAATCACCGAACTGTGCAAAGTCATTCGGTGTAAGATTGACATACTCTTCTACTGTATATATATCATGGAACTGCAGCTTCATCACAAGATTCTTATCAATCGGAAGTGATGCAAGTTCGAGCTCATCCTCATCGATACCGCTTTCCTGACCTTCCTCAACCCTACCGGCAGGGACAAGATCATCAGTTTCTCCGACTTCTTGTTTTTCTTCCTGAGGTTGCTGCTCCATCTGTTCATCGCCGGCAACAAGCTGTTCATCATCAAAGGCCGGTGCAAACAAGGATTCTGCCTTCTGCCTTGCGACATCGGTCAACTCCAAGTCATTGAACTGTTCCGGAGTCTTGACATCAATCTTCCAATCACACAGTTTCTTTGCCAGCTTGACATTGGTTCCGCCTCTGCCGATAGCAAGGGACAGCTGGCTTTCATCTACGATTGCTACAGCACTGTAGGTCAATCGGTCAAGGATGATCACATCCTGGACCTGTGCAGGAGAAAGGGCATTCTTGATGAAATTCACTGGGTTCGGATCAAAATGAAGAATGTCAATCTTTTCCCCTTCCAGTTCATTGATGACTGTCTGGATCCTGTTGCCTTTCAGTCCGACGCAGGCTCCTACCGGGTCAATATCAATATTGTTTGAAGCAACGGCAACCTTACATCGGATTCCGGCTTCCCTGGCAATTGCCTTGATCTCAATCTGATGATTGGCAATTTCCGGGACTTCAAGTTCAAAAAGCTGACGGACAAGTTCAGGGCTTGTCCTGGAAAGGATGACCCTGACACCTCTGTCCCCTTTCTCGACTTTTTCTACATAGCACTTTATCTTCTCATCCTGCTGGTAACTTTCACGCGGAGATTGGAACCGCCTGGGAAGTATGCCTTCAGTGCTGCCGATATCCACAAAGATATCACCTCTGACCTGTCTGTTGAAATAGCCAATGATCAGCTGGCCTTCCTTTGTCTTGAATTCACTGTAGATGGCATCCTTCTGGATATCACGGAAATCCTGGTGTGCTTTCTGCTTTGCACTCTGTACACTGATTCTGTCAAATTCCCTGTCGATATCAATGGGAATGAGGAGCACATCACCTACTTCACAGTCTGCATCAAGTTTCTTTGCTTCTTCAATAGGGATTTCAAACATTTCCTCATAGTAGTTGTCGTCATCAACTATTTCTTTCCGTGCAAACAATTCAACAGTATTCAAGTCATCACTGAACTTGACGACTGCATTTTCATCAGTTCCATATTTACGTTTATATGCAGCCTTGAGAAAGTTTTCTATGGTTGCCAGAACCAGATCCTTCGAGATCCCTTTCTCTTCTATCATCGAATTGATGGCATTGCTCAGATCAGTTCCCATGTGATCTATCCTCCCAAATATATTCTAACTTAGCTTTCTGGATTGAGTCAAAGAAGATTTCCATATCATCAGAATCATCATCAGACTTCATTGGCTGTCCATCACTTGTCCTGCAATCGGTCAAAATTACTTTTTTTTCTTCCGTTGCAAGTATAATGCCGGACAGCCACACCTTGCCGGCAGGAAGAAAAACACGTACCCTTTTCCCTTTGAACAGAGAAAATTCATGGGCATCATGCAATACTCGCTGCAAGCCTGGAGTTGATACTTCAAGCTGCAGGTCCTTACCGGAAGGAAGTTTTGCTTCCATCCGCGTCTTGATCAGGTTATGCACCGTGGCACAATCATCAACGCCGGTTTCGCCGGCCTTCAAAATGATGGTGACATGCATGCTATAAGCAACCGGAGTATCTGAGGCATTGATATCAACTATCTCCATGCCCAATTGTTCAACCATCGGCTGAAACTCCTGATAAAGTGGTGTTGTCGTTATACTATTTCTCAATGATACCTTTCCTCATAAAAAAAGACCAATAATAAGGGGACCTTTCGGAGGTCCCCAAACAGTTAATCTTCATTAACGCGCTCAGAGTAGACGATTGACAGTTCCTTGTCAAGTGGTATTGCACAGAAATCATGGCCCCCTGGTTCCTGCAATTCAATTCCCAGCCAGGCAGACACATTCCGGCAACTCATGCAACTGTGCTGCAACCAATGTGCGTGCCTGGACACAGGATGTACCTGTGACTACGATATCGTCAACAAGGATAGCTTTCCATCCAAGCCTGGACAATGTATCGGCCTTTCCTACTTTTCTCAGTTCAAACAAATCAACCGTATCATCATGATTCTTTCCACCAAAGCGTTCGGGTCGGCATTTCCTTCTCAGCAGATGCACTGCTGCAAAATGATTGCCATCCGCCTTTTCAAGCAAGCCTGCAATATCTGCCATCTGGTCAAAGCCCCTTTTCCGTCGTCCTGCCCTGCTGCAGGGAATCGGAATGATCATCCAGCCTGGATGTGGGGAACTTTCCGCAGGAAGGGCTTCAAGCAGTCGGCGTAATGCAGAAACAAAAACAGAAGAAAGGTTCCTGTTGCCTCCTGATTTCCATGCTGTCATCAGAATGCTGACAAGACCTTCATAGTGCCAACCATAGTATATGCCATCTTCCTCACGGAGAGTAAAATCCGAAAAAAGCCTGGCATTGCATTCCCTGCACAGCAGCTGGTCACAAGGTCTTTTACAGAGGCTGCATCCCCAATCCATCCTTTTCTCTTTCCTCCTTGCCGATCTCATCCTTCAGCTTCTGCACAAAGAGCATTGCCTGCATCGGTGTGGCATGTTCCAAGTCGAAGGAAGCAATCTCATCAAGTATTGGAGAAAAATCAGGAATATCAGTTTCCTGTACCTGTTCCTTCTTGTCCATTTCATCAAGCAGGAAACTCGAAAAAAGGTCCATATCCATTGAACCCATCACATAGCTGCTGAAATATTTCCTCTGGAAACGGGAAGCGTCCTTCAAGATCGAAGCCGGGACACCGGCAAGCTTGGCCACATGAAGTCCATAGGAAGATGTAGCGATGCCATCGATGACCTTTCGGACAAAGATTACCTGCTTACCCTGTTCCTCTACCTGCAGGGTCTTCAGCTGCACCTTCGAGGTATCGAGAAGTGTCAGCTCATGGTAGTGCGTAGCAAACAGGCACTTTGCCCCGAGTCCTACCAGATAATTCATGAAAGCAAATGCAAGGCTCATGCCATCCTGCGTACTTGTACCCCGCCCTATCTCATCCATGATGACGAAGGATTTCCTGGTAGCAGTCCGCAATATGCGGGCAGCTTCCTGCATCTCTACCATGAACGTAGATTCACCTCTTGCAAGGTTGTCTGAAGCTCCTACCCTACAGAACAGCTTGTCTACCAATGACAGGCTACAGGCAGCAGCAGGGACAAAGCTGCCGACTTGTGCCAGTATGATGATCAGGGCACATTGTCTCAGATAGGTCGATTTACCTGCCATGTTCGGTCCGGTAATCAGTGCAAAACGCTTTGAATCTTCTGTAAACTCCAGGGAATTTGCAACGAATACTCCTGGTCCAAGTTGTTTTTCCACTACGGCATGCCGTCCGTCCTTGATACAGAGGGAATCTTCTTCCGCAAAAACCGGCCTGCAGTAATTGAGTTCAACGGCAACCGTGGCCAAGGCCTGCAGCACGTCTATCCGGCTGAGCGTATTGCCCAAGGCAAGAAGCAGGTCGTGGGCATCGGCACATCGTTCGACAAGAGCTTTGTATACCTGCTTTTCCCTTTCTTCGGCAGCAAAGCTTCCCTGAAGGATCTGCTGATCCATTTCCATAAGTTCCCTGCTGGTATATCGTTCTGCATTTACAAGGGTCTGCTTACGTATCAGGTCATCGGGAACCTTTGATACATTTGCCTTGCTTATCTCAACATAATGTCCGATAATCCGGTTCTGCCCAAGCTTGACTTTTTCTATGCCCATCTGCTCTTTGAGCCTGTCCATATACTCATCAAGCACATGGGCACTGTTTCCCCTGATATGCCTCAGTTCGTCCAACTTGCCGTCATAACCATCCTTGATAACCAGACCTTCCTGGAACAGTCCTTGGACGTCTTCCCTTATCGCCCGGTTGATTTCGTCTACCAAGGCAAGCAGCTGCTCCAGGCCCTGCTCCCCTATGCTGGAAAGGCCACTTGTCTCATCTGTTTCCAATCTGCTGGCATCTACAAGCTTGCCATAAGTAGTCCAATCTTTCGTAATGAGGTCAAAGAATGCCGATGCAGTACGGCTTATGCCAAGCAGATCAGCAGGACTGTTCCGCCGCATCGTAATGCGGGAAGTAAGGCGCACCAGATCCAAGACTTTTGACAATATGGTACGTATACGTTCCCTTTCTTCCTTATGTTCAACAAAATATTGCACCCAATCCTGACGTTCTTCCAATCTTCCTTTGTCACGCAATGGATTTGCAAGCCACTTCTTCAACAGACGTGAGCCTCCGCTGGTAAGCGTCCTGTCAACCGTTGCAAAAAGCGTATTGGATTTTCCACCATCCTGGGTATTCTGGAGTATCTCAAGGCTTCGGAAACTGGATGCATCGATTTTAAGTGAAGAAGAATTGGTTTTCAGCGTATATCCTGCTATCTGCTTGAGGGAACTCATGGCTGTCTGCTGCAGGTAGTACAGCAATGCTCCTGCGACGCCGATTGCAGGTTCAGCATCTTCAATTCCGAACACCGTCAGATTCGAGATTCCGAATTGGTCGCATAGGAGCTTGAATGAACGACGGTGCTGAAACTGCTGGGAAGAAAGCTTGGTTACCATCTTCTGGGTTTCGTCAATGACTTTGGCAAATTCAGGATATACGAAATAGTCATCATCATCTACAAGTATTTCCTTGGGAGCCAGCGAAGCAAGAAAAGACCTCAAAGAGGCATAGTCACTTTCACAGCCAATGCTCTGGAGACAGAATTCACCGCTGGTGATATCACTATAGGCAAGCCGTATGTAACGGCGGTCAAGCTTTATGCAGGCAAGATAACTGCTTTCCTTCGAATTGAGGAAATCATCATCAACTACCGTTGCAGGTGTAATTACTTGGATAACTTCCCTTTTTGCCAATTGCCGTGCATCATTTGACAATTCCAATTGCTCACATATTGCAATTTTTTTTCCTTCATCCAGCAAGCGCTTTATATAGGACTTTGCAGCATGGTAAGGGATGCCGCACATAGGTACCTGAGCCCTACTCGTCAACGTCAGATTGAGCAATCTTGATACTTCAATTGCATCATCCTCAAACATTTCGTAGAAATCACCAAGACGGAAAAAAAGTATCTTGTCCTTGTTCTGTTCCTTGATTGTCCTGTATTGGACCATCATGGGTGTTTCTTTCTCTTTAGCCATGTGCAAAGTATAGCAACTTCAGTGGATTTTTCCTACAACTATCAC from Spirochaetia bacterium harbors:
- the nusA gene encoding transcription termination factor NusA; protein product: MGTDLSNAINSMIEEKGISKDLVLATIENFLKAAYKRKYGTDENAVVKFSDDLNTVELFARKEIVDDDNYYEEMFEIPIEEAKKLDADCEVGDVLLIPIDIDREFDRISVQSAKQKAHQDFRDIQKDAIYSEFKTKEGQLIIGYFNRQVRGDIFVDIGSTEGILPRRFQSPRESYQQDEKIKCYVEKVEKGDRGVRVILSRTSPELVRQLFELEVPEIANHQIEIKAIAREAGIRCKVAVASNNIDIDPVGACVGLKGNRIQTVINELEGEKIDILHFDPNPVNFIKNALSPAQVQDVIILDRLTYSAVAIVDESQLSLAIGRGGTNVKLAKKLCDWKIDVKTPEQFNDLELTDVARQKAESLFAPAFDDEQLVAGDEQMEQQPQEEKQEVGETDDLVPAGRVEEGQESGIDEDELELASLPIDKNLVMKLQFHDIYTVEEYVNLTPNDFAQFGDFTQEDLDSIQSVIEQYVDIVDEEEETEQVEYKCPNCGYTITPDMTECPNCGTGLAFETIEDTKEEDEAVDHDTETEDEE
- a CDS encoding ribosome assembly cofactor RimP, which produces MVEQLGMEIVDINASDTPVAYSMHVTIILKAGETGVDDCATVHNLIKTRMEAKLPSGKDLQLEVSTPGLQRVLHDAHEFSLFKGKRVRVFLPAGKVWLSGIILATEEKKVILTDCRTSDGQPMKSDDDSDDMEIFFDSIQKAKLEYIWEDRSHGN
- the mutS gene encoding DNA mismatch repair protein MutS is translated as MAKEKETPMMVQYRTIKEQNKDKILFFRLGDFYEMFEDDAIEVSRLLNLTLTSRAQVPMCGIPYHAAKSYIKRLLDEGKKIAICEQLELSNDARQLAKREVIQVITPATVVDDDFLNSKESSYLACIKLDRRYIRLAYSDITSGEFCLQSIGCESDYASLRSFLASLAPKEILVDDDDYFVYPEFAKVIDETQKMVTKLSSQQFQHRRSFKLLCDQFGISNLTVFGIEDAEPAIGVAGALLYYLQQTAMSSLKQIAGYTLKTNSSSLKIDASSFRSLEILQNTQDGGKSNTLFATVDRTLTSGGSRLLKKWLANPLRDKGRLEERQDWVQYFVEHKEERERIRTILSKVLDLVRLTSRITMRRNSPADLLGISRTASAFFDLITKDWTTYGKLVDASRLETDETSGLSSIGEQGLEQLLALVDEINRAIREDVQGLFQEGLVIKDGYDGKLDELRHIRGNSAHVLDEYMDRLKEQMGIEKVKLGQNRIIGHYVEISKANVSKVPDDLIRKQTLVNAERYTSRELMEMDQQILQGSFAAEEREKQVYKALVERCADAHDLLLALGNTLSRIDVLQALATVAVELNYCRPVFAEEDSLCIKDGRHAVVEKQLGPGVFVANSLEFTEDSKRFALITGPNMAGKSTYLRQCALIIILAQVGSFVPAAACSLSLVDKLFCRVGASDNLARGESTFMVEMQEAARILRTATRKSFVIMDEIGRGTSTQDGMSLAFAFMNYLVGLGAKCLFATHYHELTLLDTSKVQLKTLQVEEQGKQVIFVRKVIDGIATSSYGLHVAKLAGVPASILKDASRFQRKYFSSYVMGSMDMDLFSSFLLDEMDKKEQVQETDIPDFSPILDEIASFDLEHATPMQAMLFVQKLKDEIGKEEREKDGLGMQPL